A part of Streptomyces sp. NBC_01235 genomic DNA contains:
- a CDS encoding sensor histidine kinase codes for MVSVQSPPGRRELPYARVLLLPAILMAAATGAAVALVATQARLAVGVCGTVATLLVIVAGAESVRRGRLLRELRAERDQRVAYLERCVAGHTEENRLLAEVFVPNAVEWLRAGNSPREVMRDLGEGDPAFRALDDAQRAVIRKILDIVDHEESLRDSAQRSFVSIARRVQAIVHQQSAELREMEEDHGRNPEVFDDLLRIDHGTSLIGRLADSIGVLGGGRPSRNWPQPVPLYSVLRGAMSRILEYRRIQLDSIAKVNIRGLSAEPLIHALAELLDNATRYSPPQSKVHVNAVEVQTGIAIEIEDAGVSLSEESRAKAERMLEQAKRGVDIQDAGGTPRLGLAVVGRLCTSFNLQVSLRKSAYGGVRAVLIVPSEMQTLDPAPGFAHGIGATAVPQIDLSQIGEGPKRPPKKRRPTNPRIPAGVSLTDDEVPEVTEWTEQGLPQRRSKTTISIAQRYREAYAAQEAEREGKPDLFAQPRPEAQPARKKQEPGVAFEAFWEGLKKQAPPGVHPTDFTRNPTAYLHLIEDKAKPEADDEGDLT; via the coding sequence ATGGTGAGTGTTCAGTCCCCACCCGGTCGCCGAGAACTTCCCTACGCGCGTGTGCTGTTGCTGCCGGCGATACTGATGGCCGCGGCGACCGGAGCCGCCGTCGCCCTGGTGGCGACGCAGGCCCGGCTCGCCGTCGGCGTCTGCGGAACCGTCGCGACCCTCCTGGTGATCGTGGCGGGAGCCGAGTCGGTGCGCCGAGGTCGGCTGCTGCGGGAGTTGCGCGCGGAGAGGGACCAGCGCGTCGCGTACCTGGAACGGTGCGTCGCAGGCCATACGGAGGAGAACCGCCTCCTCGCCGAGGTGTTCGTGCCCAACGCCGTGGAGTGGCTGCGCGCCGGAAATTCCCCCAGGGAGGTGATGCGCGACCTCGGCGAGGGTGATCCTGCGTTCCGCGCGCTCGACGACGCGCAGCGCGCCGTCATCCGGAAGATCCTCGACATCGTCGACCACGAGGAGTCCCTGCGTGACTCCGCCCAGCGCTCCTTCGTCAGCATCGCGCGCCGCGTGCAGGCCATCGTCCACCAGCAGTCCGCGGAACTGCGGGAGATGGAGGAGGACCACGGCCGCAACCCCGAGGTCTTCGACGACCTCCTGCGCATCGACCACGGCACCTCGCTGATCGGCCGCCTCGCCGACTCCATCGGTGTGCTCGGCGGCGGCCGGCCCAGCCGCAACTGGCCCCAGCCGGTCCCGCTGTACAGCGTGCTGCGCGGCGCCATGTCCCGGATCCTGGAGTACCGGCGCATCCAGCTGGACTCCATCGCCAAGGTCAACATCCGCGGGCTGTCGGCCGAGCCGCTCATCCACGCGCTCGCCGAGCTCCTCGACAACGCCACCCGCTACTCGCCCCCGCAGAGCAAGGTGCACGTCAACGCCGTCGAGGTGCAGACCGGCATCGCCATCGAGATCGAGGACGCCGGCGTCAGCCTCAGCGAGGAGTCCCGCGCCAAGGCCGAGCGCATGCTCGAGCAGGCCAAGAGGGGTGTCGACATCCAGGATGCCGGCGGTACCCCGCGCCTGGGCCTCGCGGTCGTCGGCCGTCTGTGCACCTCGTTCAACCTGCAGGTCTCGCTGCGGAAGTCGGCCTACGGCGGCGTCCGGGCCGTCCTCATCGTGCCGAGCGAGATGCAGACCCTCGATCCCGCCCCCGGCTTCGCACACGGCATCGGCGCCACCGCCGTGCCGCAGATCGACCTCAGCCAGATCGGCGAGGGCCCCAAGCGCCCGCCCAAGAAGCGCCGCCCCACCAACCCGCGCATCCCCGCCGGGGTCTCCCTGACCGACGACGAGGTGCCCGAGGTCACCGAGTGGACCGAGCAGGGCCTGCCCCAGCGGCGCAGCAAGACCACGATCTCGATCGCCCAGCGCTACCGCGAGGCCTACGCCGCCCAGGAAGCCGAGCGCGAGGGCAAGCCCGACCTGTTCGCGCAGCCCCGTCCGGAGGCCCAGCCCGCGAGGAAGAAGCAAGAGCCCGGGGTGGCGTTCGAGGCGTTCTGGGAGGGCCTGAAGAAGCAAGCTCCGCCGGGTGTGCACCCCACCGACTTCACCCGCAATCCCACCGCATACCTGCACCTGATCGAAGACAAGGCCAAGCCCGAGGCCGACGACGAAGGGGACCTCACGTGA
- a CDS encoding TetR/AcrR family transcriptional regulator, giving the protein MGTSSGRRVGRPRAAQRPDSGLTPRAELLTAAAELFTSRGYAATTTRAVAERAGMRQASMYHYVSGKEELLAELLESTVTPSLTCARELLADDARAAEDRLWELCRTDVELLCGGSHNLGGLYLLPEVRTERFAGFHAVRGELKDAYRQLIAATAAGGALAKSDLDLRTDLVFGLIEGVILVHRSDPDRSVSEFARATADAALRIAGN; this is encoded by the coding sequence ATGGGGACGAGCAGCGGACGCCGAGTGGGCCGGCCACGGGCCGCGCAACGCCCGGACAGCGGGCTCACGCCACGCGCCGAGCTGCTCACGGCCGCCGCGGAGCTGTTCACCTCGCGCGGCTACGCCGCCACCACGACCCGGGCCGTCGCCGAGCGCGCGGGCATGCGCCAGGCGTCCATGTACCACTACGTCTCCGGCAAGGAGGAACTGCTCGCCGAGCTGCTGGAGTCGACGGTCACACCCTCGCTGACCTGCGCCCGTGAGCTGCTCGCGGACGACGCGCGGGCGGCCGAGGACCGGTTGTGGGAGCTGTGCCGCACCGACGTGGAGCTGCTCTGCGGCGGCTCGCACAACCTCGGCGGCCTCTACCTGCTGCCCGAGGTGCGCACCGAGCGGTTCGCCGGGTTCCATGCCGTGCGCGGCGAACTCAAGGACGCCTACCGCCAGTTGATCGCCGCGACGGCCGCGGGCGGCGCGCTCGCGAAGAGTGACCTGGATCTGCGCACCGACCTCGTCTTCGGACTCATCGAGGGCGTCATCCTCGTCCACCGCTCGGATCCCGACCGCTCCGTCTCGGAGTTCGCCCGGGCCACCGCCGACGCGGCCCTGCGCATCGCGGGCAACTGA
- a CDS encoding urea amidolyase associated protein UAAP1: MATETTYGARAHARSQEGTRADAMPVVPAADWPAPPCEAGHLVWAETVAGGNYTHRVLARGTELRLTDLRGDACAHLLLYVDGRPWERLNVADTVKVQWNAYLGEGVLLLSDQGRVLASVVTDTSGRHDALCGTSTLARNTERYGDGTPQSASPAGRELFKPAAAKNGLEPRDLPPSLSFFQGVKIREDGTLDFTGSAGPGASVTLRAEQDVTVLIANVPHPADPRPEYVSTPLEVLAWRAAPTRPGDPLWDATPEGRRAFLNTAEFLTARGLA, from the coding sequence ATGGCGACAGAGACCACCTACGGAGCCCGCGCCCATGCCCGCTCCCAGGAGGGCACACGCGCCGACGCCATGCCCGTCGTACCGGCGGCCGACTGGCCGGCCCCACCCTGCGAGGCGGGCCACCTGGTGTGGGCCGAGACCGTCGCCGGCGGCAACTACACCCACCGGGTCCTCGCGCGCGGCACCGAGCTGCGCCTGACCGACCTGCGCGGCGACGCCTGCGCCCACCTGCTCCTGTACGTGGACGGCCGCCCCTGGGAGCGATTGAACGTCGCCGACACGGTCAAGGTCCAGTGGAACGCCTACCTCGGCGAGGGCGTGCTCCTCCTGTCCGACCAGGGGCGGGTCCTCGCCTCGGTCGTCACCGACACCTCCGGCCGGCACGACGCCCTGTGCGGCACCTCCACCCTCGCCCGCAACACCGAGCGCTACGGCGACGGCACCCCGCAGTCCGCCTCCCCGGCCGGCCGCGAGCTGTTCAAGCCGGCCGCCGCGAAGAACGGCCTGGAGCCCCGCGATCTCCCGCCCTCCCTCTCCTTCTTCCAGGGCGTGAAGATCCGCGAAGACGGCACCCTCGACTTCACCGGCTCGGCCGGCCCCGGCGCCAGCGTCACCCTGCGGGCCGAGCAGGACGTGACGGTCCTGATCGCCAACGTGCCGCACCCGGCCGACCCCCGCCCGGAGTACGTCAGCACCCCACTGGAGGTCCTCGCCTGGCGGGCGGCGCCCACCCGGCCGGGCGACCCTCTGTGGGACGCCACCCCCGAGGGCCGTCGTGCCTTCCTCAACACCGCCGAATTTCTCACCGCGAGGGGGCTCGCATGA
- a CDS encoding urea amidolyase associated protein UAAP2 → MKTVVPVKTVVPARAAWSSVVRAGETLTITDLHGNQAVDFLVYDAHDTSVRYSAPDTIHAQGGIFLTTGSVLMSNEHTPLMTVTADAVGRHDTVGGACSKESNTLRYGHHTFAQHACVDNFLAEGAKHGLGKRDLVSNINWYMNVPVEKDGTLGIVDGLSAPGLTLTLRAERDVLVLVSNCPQINNPCNGFEPTAVEMTITGAGT, encoded by the coding sequence ATGAAGACAGTGGTTCCGGTGAAAACCGTCGTCCCGGCCCGCGCCGCCTGGTCGTCCGTCGTCCGTGCCGGCGAGACGCTGACCATCACCGACCTGCACGGCAACCAGGCCGTCGACTTCCTCGTGTACGACGCCCACGACACGTCCGTGCGCTACAGCGCCCCGGACACGATCCACGCGCAGGGCGGCATCTTCCTCACCACGGGCAGTGTGCTGATGTCCAACGAGCACACCCCGCTGATGACGGTGACCGCCGACGCCGTGGGGCGCCACGACACCGTCGGCGGCGCCTGCTCCAAGGAGTCCAACACCCTGCGCTACGGCCATCACACCTTCGCGCAGCACGCCTGCGTGGACAACTTCCTGGCCGAGGGCGCCAAGCACGGCCTCGGCAAGCGGGACCTGGTCTCCAACATCAACTGGTACATGAACGTGCCCGTCGAGAAGGACGGCACCCTCGGCATCGTCGACGGCCTCTCCGCACCGGGCCTCACCCTCACGCTCCGCGCCGAACGGGACGTCCTCGTCCTGGTCTCCAACTGCCCCCAGATCAACAACCCGTGCAACGGCTTCGAGCCGACGGCGGTGGAGATGACGATCACCGGGGCGGGCACATGA
- a CDS encoding 5-oxoprolinase/urea amidolyase family protein — MTFDKLLVANRGEIAARVIRTARELGLRTVAVYSDPDRSAPHVRLADEAVRLGPAPAKESYLDADLVLRAAKDTGAGAVHPGYGFLSEDAAFARRCADAGIVFVGPTPGQLELFGAKHTARAAALAAGVPLAPGTGLLSGLPEALEKARLIGYPVMLKATGGGGGIGMSACHSPDELTDAWERVQRVASASFSSAGVFLERLVERARHVEVQVFGDGEGKVVTFGDRDCSLQRRNQKVLEEAPAPGLPDHVRAQLASAARDLCASVGYRSAGTVEFVYDAAREEASFLEVNTRLQVEHPVTEEIYGVDLVAWMLRLARGERDVVVDPGPPRGHAVEARLYAEDPSREHRPSAGLLTRVEFPAGVRVDGWVETGTEVTTAYDPMLAKVIAHGSDRDHALRRLDEALARTRVDGIETNLGLVRAALTDPDLRRATHSTGTLATVTDPTPRIEVVSGGTLTTVQDWPGRTGRWQVGVPPSGPMDDRSFRLGNRALGNPEGTPGLECTLQGPTLRFTHPTTVCVTGAPAPVAVDGTAVAQWEPVTVPAGALLEIGAPGEHGLRTYVLFAGGLDVPAFLGSASTFTLGRFGGHGGRALRTGDVLHGGTVARGTEAGEAEEAAKAADRPSFTAVWHIGAVEGPHAAPEFFTEDDIRDFYAADWKVHFNSARTGVRLVGPKPRWARADGGEAGLHPSNIHDTPYSVGAVDYTGDMPVLLGPDGPSLGGFVCPATVLSSERWKLGQLRPGDTVRFRPVDVTGALRPEIVDGGVLARDGDVTYRRSGDDNLLVEFGPMQLDLALRMRVHALMEAVAAADLAGVTDLTPGIRSLQIQTDPRRLPQHELLAFVREMTAALPPSDELVVPSRTVHLPLSWDDPATREAIARYMAGVRDDAPWCPWNIEFIRRVNGLESVADVYDTVFDAEYLVLGLGDVYLGAPVATPLDPRHRLVTTKYNPARTWTAENSVGIGGAYLCVYGMEGPGGYQFVGRTTQVWSPWQQRGAFEPGSPWLLRFFDRIRWYPVDADELLDLRADITSGRFVPRIEEGTFSLAEYRTFLTEHADSITQFRSRQRAAFATERDAWEAAGEFARAEAAAAPPAAPAEVAVPPGGRLIEAEFAASVWQLNVSPGDEVTAGQPLLALEAMKMESRVHAPVDGVVAQVLARPGDQVEAGTALLVLAPAAS; from the coding sequence ATGACCTTCGACAAACTGCTGGTCGCCAACCGGGGCGAGATAGCCGCCCGCGTCATCCGCACCGCCCGCGAACTCGGCCTGCGCACGGTCGCCGTGTACTCCGACCCCGACCGCTCGGCGCCCCACGTCCGGCTCGCCGACGAGGCGGTACGGCTCGGTCCGGCACCCGCGAAGGAGTCCTACCTCGACGCCGACCTCGTCCTGAGGGCGGCCAAGGACACCGGTGCGGGCGCCGTCCACCCGGGCTACGGCTTCCTCTCCGAGGACGCGGCCTTCGCCCGCCGCTGCGCCGACGCCGGGATCGTGTTCGTCGGACCGACCCCCGGGCAACTGGAGTTGTTCGGCGCCAAGCACACGGCCCGGGCGGCGGCACTGGCGGCGGGCGTGCCGCTGGCACCGGGCACCGGCCTGCTGTCGGGACTCCCCGAGGCACTGGAGAAGGCGCGACTCATCGGCTATCCGGTCATGCTCAAGGCGACGGGCGGGGGCGGCGGCATCGGCATGTCGGCCTGCCACTCCCCCGACGAACTCACCGACGCCTGGGAACGCGTCCAGCGCGTCGCCTCCGCCTCCTTCTCCTCCGCCGGTGTCTTCCTGGAACGGCTCGTGGAGCGCGCCCGCCATGTCGAGGTGCAGGTCTTCGGCGACGGCGAGGGGAAGGTCGTCACCTTCGGCGACCGTGACTGCTCGCTCCAGCGCCGCAACCAGAAGGTCCTGGAGGAGGCGCCGGCCCCTGGCCTGCCGGACCACGTGCGAGCACAACTCGCCTCCGCCGCACGCGACCTGTGCGCCTCCGTCGGCTACCGCTCCGCCGGGACCGTCGAGTTCGTCTACGACGCGGCCCGCGAGGAGGCCTCCTTCCTGGAGGTCAACACCCGTCTGCAGGTGGAACATCCGGTCACCGAGGAGATCTACGGCGTCGACCTGGTCGCCTGGATGCTGCGACTGGCACGCGGCGAGCGGGACGTGGTGGTCGACCCCGGCCCACCTCGCGGCCACGCCGTCGAGGCGCGCCTCTACGCGGAGGACCCGAGCCGGGAACACCGGCCCAGCGCGGGCCTGTTGACCCGGGTCGAGTTCCCGGCCGGGGTACGCGTCGACGGCTGGGTGGAGACCGGCACCGAGGTGACCACCGCCTACGACCCGATGCTCGCGAAGGTGATCGCCCACGGTTCCGACCGGGATCATGCGCTGCGCCGCCTCGACGAGGCGCTGGCCCGCACCCGGGTCGACGGCATCGAGACGAACCTGGGGCTAGTGCGGGCGGCGCTCACCGACCCGGACCTCCGCAGGGCCACCCACTCCACCGGGACCCTCGCCACGGTCACCGACCCGACCCCGCGCATCGAGGTCGTCTCCGGCGGCACCCTCACCACCGTGCAGGACTGGCCCGGCCGCACCGGCCGCTGGCAGGTCGGCGTGCCGCCGTCCGGCCCGATGGACGACCGCTCCTTCCGCCTCGGCAACCGCGCGCTGGGCAACCCCGAGGGCACCCCGGGCCTGGAATGCACGCTCCAGGGCCCGACGCTGCGCTTCACCCACCCCACGACGGTGTGCGTGACGGGCGCTCCGGCCCCGGTCGCCGTGGACGGTACGGCGGTGGCGCAGTGGGAGCCGGTGACCGTGCCGGCCGGGGCCCTGCTGGAGATCGGCGCGCCCGGCGAGCACGGCCTGCGCACCTACGTCCTGTTCGCGGGCGGCCTGGACGTCCCCGCCTTCCTGGGCAGCGCGAGCACCTTCACGCTGGGCCGGTTCGGCGGCCACGGCGGGCGGGCGCTGCGGACGGGCGACGTCCTGCACGGTGGGACGGTCGCCCGAGGCACGGAGGCCGGGGAGGCCGAGGAAGCCGCGAAAGCCGCGGACCGGCCGTCCTTCACCGCCGTCTGGCACATCGGCGCGGTCGAAGGCCCGCACGCGGCCCCGGAGTTCTTCACCGAGGACGACATCCGCGACTTCTACGCCGCCGACTGGAAGGTCCACTTCAACTCGGCCCGCACCGGTGTCCGCCTGGTGGGGCCGAAGCCGCGCTGGGCGCGCGCCGACGGCGGCGAGGCGGGCCTGCACCCGTCCAACATCCACGACACCCCCTACTCCGTCGGCGCCGTCGACTACACGGGCGACATGCCGGTGCTGCTCGGCCCGGACGGCCCCTCGCTGGGCGGATTCGTGTGCCCGGCGACCGTGCTCAGCTCCGAGCGCTGGAAGCTGGGCCAGTTGCGCCCCGGCGACACGGTCCGCTTCCGGCCGGTGGACGTCACCGGCGCACTGCGCCCCGAGATCGTCGACGGGGGTGTGCTGGCCCGCGACGGCGACGTGACCTACCGGCGCAGCGGCGACGACAACCTGCTGGTCGAGTTCGGGCCCATGCAGCTGGACCTGGCCCTGCGCATGCGGGTCCACGCGCTGATGGAGGCGGTGGCCGCGGCGGACCTGGCGGGCGTCACCGACCTCACCCCGGGCATCCGTTCCCTCCAGATCCAGACGGACCCCCGCCGCCTCCCCCAGCACGAACTCCTCGCGTTCGTCAGGGAGATGACAGCGGCCCTCCCGCCCTCGGACGAGCTGGTCGTCCCCTCCCGCACCGTGCACCTCCCCCTGTCCTGGGACGATCCCGCCACCCGCGAGGCCATCGCCCGCTACATGGCGGGCGTCCGCGACGACGCCCCCTGGTGCCCGTGGAACATCGAGTTCATCCGCCGGGTCAACGGCCTGGAGTCGGTGGCCGACGTCTACGACACGGTCTTCGACGCGGAGTACCTGGTCCTGGGCCTCGGGGACGTCTACCTCGGCGCCCCGGTCGCCACGCCCCTCGACCCGCGCCACCGCCTGGTGACGACGAAGTACAACCCCGCGCGCACCTGGACGGCCGAGAACTCGGTGGGCATCGGCGGCGCGTACCTGTGCGTCTACGGCATGGAGGGCCCCGGCGGCTACCAGTTCGTGGGCCGGACGACGCAGGTGTGGTCGCCCTGGCAGCAGCGCGGCGCGTTCGAGCCGGGCTCGCCCTGGCTGCTGCGATTCTTCGACCGGATCCGCTGGTACCCGGTCGACGCGGACGAACTCCTCGACCTGCGGGCCGACATCACCTCGGGCCGCTTCGTGCCACGCATCGAGGAGGGCACCTTCTCGCTCGCCGAGTACCGGACGTTTCTCACCGAACACGCGGACTCCATCACGCAGTTCAGGTCCCGCCAGCGGGCCGCGTTCGCGACGGAGCGGGACGCGTGGGAGGCGGCGGGCGAGTTCGCCCGGGCGGAGGCGGCGGCAGCGCCGCCCGCTGCCCCGGCCGAGGTGGCGGTCCCGCCGGGCGGCCGACTGATCGAGGCCGAATTCGCCGCGTCCGTATGGCAGCTGAACGTGTCTCCCGGCGACGAGGTGACGGCGGGGCAGCCGCTGCTCGCCCTGGAGGCGATGAAGATGGAGTCCAGGGTGCACGCGCCGGTCGACGGCGTGGTGGCGCAGGTCCTGGCCCGACCCGGCGACCAGGTCGAGGCGGGGACGGCACTGCTCGTCCTGGCCCCGGCCGCGAGCTGA